The Micromonospora sp. WMMD961 genome has a segment encoding these proteins:
- a CDS encoding ABC transporter permease has translation MANDTLASAARTDAQISGLDALEIAGRDTEVSRGARIWAATWPKLAALVIAIAAWQVVVWSGWKPPYSLPGPLEVGRELAAQAQGPQLWEGLLTTLRRAAVGYVFSVAVGLLLGLAVARSKVLRAAIGSMITALQTMPSIAWFPLAILLFELSEKAIFFVVVLGAAPSIANGVISGVDYVPPLLLRAGRNLGARGLDLYRYVIAPAALPAIVAGLKQGWAFSWRSLMAGELIVVGISQTSLGAQLTYSRELSDAPWLLSTMIVILVLGLGVDAAFGAADKAIRRRWGVLDQAGN, from the coding sequence ATGGCCAATGACACCCTTGCCAGCGCCGCGCGTACCGACGCGCAGATCTCCGGCCTGGACGCACTGGAGATCGCCGGACGGGACACCGAGGTCTCCCGAGGTGCCCGGATCTGGGCGGCCACCTGGCCCAAGCTGGCGGCGCTGGTCATCGCCATCGCGGCCTGGCAGGTGGTGGTCTGGTCGGGCTGGAAGCCGCCGTACTCCCTGCCCGGGCCGCTGGAGGTCGGCCGTGAGCTGGCCGCCCAGGCCCAGGGCCCGCAGCTCTGGGAGGGCCTGCTCACCACCCTGCGGCGCGCCGCGGTCGGCTACGTCTTCTCGGTCGCGGTCGGCCTGCTGCTGGGCTTGGCGGTGGCCCGGTCGAAGGTGCTCCGGGCCGCCATCGGCTCGATGATCACCGCGTTGCAGACCATGCCGTCGATCGCCTGGTTCCCGCTGGCGATCCTGCTCTTCGAGCTGAGCGAGAAGGCGATCTTCTTCGTGGTGGTGCTCGGTGCCGCCCCGTCCATCGCCAACGGGGTGATCTCCGGTGTGGACTACGTGCCGCCGCTGCTGCTGCGGGCCGGTCGCAACCTCGGCGCCCGAGGTCTCGACCTCTACCGGTACGTCATCGCGCCGGCCGCCCTACCGGCGATCGTCGCCGGGCTCAAGCAGGGGTGGGCGTTCTCCTGGCGCAGCCTGATGGCCGGTGAACTGATCGTGGTCGGCATCTCGCAGACCTCGCTCGGCGCACAGCTGACCTACTCCCGCGAATTGTCCGACGCGCCCTGGCTGCTCTCCACCATGATCGTCATCCTGGTGCTCGGGCTCGGCGTGGACGCCGCCTTCGGCGCGGCCGACAAGGCGATCCGACGGCGCTGGGGCGTGCTCGACCAGGCGGGCAACTGA